DNA from Bradyrhizobium japonicum USDA 6:
GCGTCAGGCCGCTCGGCGAGCTGTGACGTCAATCCGTATTATCCGGTCAACGCTGCGCCGCCACGCCCACGTTACAGGCGAGGCGGCTAGCGCCTATCGCTCGTTCGGCGCCCGATCCGACGGAGCATGCTGAACTAGGTGTCGTAAGGCGTCGCCGCGAAGATCGCGTCGGTCAATTGCCAGGTCATCTTGTCCGTGGTCCAGTCGCTGGCGTGCAGCCTGGTGTCATCGCCCGGGTCGACCAAACGGTCGAACGAGATCCTTGCGACCTCGTGCCAGCCCTGCATCAGCGCGAAACGGCGGAAGACGTTGACCTGTTTCTCGTACGCGATCTGGCTGATCGCCCCGACCATGGCGTCCGCCTTGTTGCGCTTGGCCGGTGTCAGCACCGCAGGCACATATTGAAGGTCCATCAGGATCACGTCGATCCGCTTCGCGCCGAGCAGCTGGTCGACACCCTCCCGGATGGCCTTCGTGGTCTCCGCAAACGAGGGACCGTCGGCCTGCCACACCGAATTGGTGCCGACCTGCCAGATGACGAGATCGGGGTTGAGATCGAAGACGTCGTGCTCGAACCGCTTCAGCTCCAAAGGAGCGTCTTCGCCGCCGACGCCGCGGTTGATCACCTCGATTCCGACATTTGGAAATTTGATCCGAAGATCCGCCAGCAGTCGCTGCGGATAGGGCGCGATGCCGCCTTCGCCCGCCGTGGTCGACGAGCCGATCGCAACCACCCTGGCCTGTCCACCCATCACGCGGCTGGCGAAATTCGTCAGGCGCTGCTCGAACGGCTTGGCCTGGACCGGAAACTCTGACGGATCGAGAGCCACGGGACGCCTCCCTTTCGTAGCCTGACAACGCAGGGTAGAAAAGCATAACCCGTTTACCAGGGAGCGCCTAGCCTCGGCGGGGCCGGATCGCTATTCCGTCCTGATCTCCGACAAACTCGACCACCTTGCGCCAGCGCTAGGTCTCCACCGTCTGCATGCCGCCAAACTCGCCCGCGTTGGATGGCCAGAGTTAATCACGTACTAACCTGGCTTTACCTTGTCTCTTAACACCTGGGCAGGGCGTGCGAGCTAAGCTTCGGGAAACCGCAGACACGTTCCGAAAGAATGGACGGCATGACCACCGGCGTCATCGAGCAACCGAAAGTCGCGCGCGCACCTTCGGCTTCAAAGATCTGGCTGAAGGCGATCGAGCTCACCGCGCGCATCGAAACGCTGCCGGGCCGGCTGTTCGCCGACGTCGTCGACGATTGGGCGCGGCGTCAGCCCGCTCGCGCCGCGTTGGTCGCAGGTGAGACAACGATCGACTACGCAGGCCTCTCGAAGCGCATCAACCGCTATGCGCGCTGGGCGCGCTCGGTCGGCGTGGCCAAGGGGGATACCGTTGCCCTGATCATGCCGAACGGCATCGACTATGTTGCCGCGTGGCTCGGCATCAGCCGGGTCGGCGGCGTGGTCGCGCTGATCAACACCAGGCTCGTCGGCCAGTCGCTGGCGCATTGCGTCGATGTCGCCAGGCCGTCGCACGTCATCGTCGCGCACGAGCTCATGGAAGCCTTGGACGGCGCGTCGCCGCACCTGAAGACAGAAGCAAAAGTCTGGACCCATGGCGATGTCCGCAGCGAGCGCGCGATCGACGTCGCACTTGCCGCGCTCGAGGACGGGCCGCTCTCGCCGGACGAGCATGGCGACGTGACGATCAACGACCGGGCCCTGCTGATCTACACCTCCGGGACCACCGGCCTGCCGAAGGCGGCGAGCATCAGCCACCGCCGCATCCTCAACTGGGGCTTCTGGTTCGCCGGCCTCACCGGCGCCACCCCGCAGGACCGGCTCTATGATTGCCTGCCGCTGTTCCACTCGGTCGGCGGCATTGTTGCCCCGTGCAGCATGCTCGCCGCCGGCGGCTCGGTGGTGATCGCGGAAAAATTTTCGGCCTCGAACTTCTGGTCAGACATCGTGCGCCACGATTGCACGCTGTTCCAGTACATCGGCGAGCTCTGCCGCTATCTTCTGAAGGCGGCGCCGTCGGAATACGAGAACCGTCACCGCCTGCGGCTCGTCTGCGGCAACGGCCTGCGCGGCGACATCTGGGAGGATTTCCAGAGCCGCTTCGCCATTCCGCGCATCCTCGAATTCTACGCGGCGACGGAAGGCAATTTCTCGCTATTCAACGTCGAGGGGCAGCCGGGCGCGATCGGCCGCGTTCCGCCGCTGCTCGCGCATCGCTTTCCGGCGGGTCTCGTCAAGCTCGATCCTGACAGCGGTGCACCGCTGCGCAACGAAGAGGGCTTTTGCATTGCCAGCGCCAGGGGCGAGGCCGGCGAAGCCATCGGCCGCATTGGCACCGCGGACGAAGGCGGCGGCCGCTTCGAGGGCTATACCGACGCCGCCGAGACCGAAAAGAAGATTTTGCGCGACGTCTTCGCCAAGGGCGATGCCTGGTTCCGCACCGGCGATCTGATGCGCCTCGACGACAAGGGCTTCTTCCATTTCGTCGACCGCATCGGCGACACGTTTCGTTGGAAGGGTGAGAACGTCGCGACATCGGAGGTCAACGACGCCGTGCGCGATTTCACCGGCGTGATCGATGCCACCACCTATGGCGTCAGCATCCCCGGCACCGACGGCCGCGCCGGCATGAGCGCCATCGTCGTGAACGAGGGCTTTGACATCGAGGGGCTGCCCGCCCATCTCGCGCGGCGCTTGCCGGCTTATGCCCGCCCCGTCTTCATTCGCATCTCCGGTGAGCTCGATGCGACCGAGACGTTCAAGCAGAAGAAGGGCGAACTGTCTCGCGATGGCTTTGATCCGAGGTTGATAAGCGATCCGCTGTTCATGCTCGACCCGAAATCGGGCGCCTACGTCGCCTTGGACGCGGACGTGTACGCAGGGATCATCAATGGCGCGATCAGGCTCTAGCCGCACGAAAATCCGCCAGATAGGTCCAATTTTATCTGAATTGTCCAAGAAGCCATTTACTTCTGTCGGGTAAACAACACGGGCCTTGGGGAGGCGGTCATCAAGAGCCGCTGCAACACGAATCATCAATAACAAGAGTGAGCCAGCCATGTCGGTAAGGTCAAAGGTCATCGAAGCGATCCAGCAGATCGCCAAGGAGCAGCACGTCACGCTTCCCGCACTCTCGGACGATCTGTCCCTGCACGAGACGGGTTTCGATTCCCTCGCCTTCGCAATTCTGGTGGCGCGCCTCGAGGACGAGACCGGCGTCGATCCCTTCACCATTTCCGAGGACGTAGCGTTCCCCGCCACCGTGGGCGATTTCGTGCGGGCCTACGAAAATGTCCCCGCGTGAGATCTTCGCGCTTCGCGACTATCTAAGCCCGGAGCTCAAGGGCCGCACGATCTCCGACGCCCATCATGTGGTGTCGCTGACGGACGTCCTCGGGCATACGGTTCTGGGCGGCGGCTTGCGTGAGTTGGCGGGCCGCTCTGTCCTGCTCAAGCTGTCGGACCAGCTCAAATCCGGCCTCGCCATGATCGAGCTCGACGGTGTCGCGCGGCGCATGCTGCTGTGCCCGCCCGATCTCAATCCGGCGCATCTCGATGCGCTGATCGCGGACGCCGAGATCGATGCCGTCGTCACCGACCAGCCCGCGCAATGGGCCGCAAAGGCGGTCGCGCTCGTCGTCACCGCGCAATTGCCGCTTCAGGCCGCCGCGCAGGCCAAGACCGAACGCGCCACGGAATGGCTGATGCTGACGTCCGGCACATCGGGCGTGCCGAAAATCGCCGGCCATACGCTGGAAGCATTGACGGGCGCCATCGTCGCCGAAGGCCCTGCGCGCGGACCCGCGCCGGTCTGGGCGACATTCTACGACATTCGCCGCTATGGCGGCCTGCAAATCTTCCTGCGTGCGGTTCTCTCCGGCGGCTCGATGGTGCTGTCCGATCCGCATGAAGCGCTCGGCGACCACGTCGCGCGCCTGAACGCGGGCCGCGTCTCTCATATCTCCGGCACGCCATCGCACTGGCGCAAGCTCTTGATGAGCG
Protein-coding regions in this window:
- a CDS encoding SGNH/GDSL hydrolase family protein, with translation MALDPSEFPVQAKPFEQRLTNFASRVMGGQARVVAIGSSTTAGEGGIAPYPQRLLADLRIKFPNVGIEVINRGVGGEDAPLELKRFEHDVFDLNPDLVIWQVGTNSVWQADGPSFAETTKAIREGVDQLLGAKRIDVILMDLQYVPAVLTPAKRNKADAMVGAISQIAYEKQVNVFRRFALMQGWHEVARISFDRLVDPGDDTRLHASDWTTDKMTWQLTDAIFAATPYDT
- a CDS encoding class I adenylate-forming enzyme family protein, coding for MSPREIFALRDYLSPELKGRTISDAHHVVSLTDVLGHTVLGGGLRELAGRSVLLKLSDQLKSGLAMIELDGVARRMLLCPPDLNPAHLDALIADAEIDAVVTDQPAQWAAKAVALVVTAQLPLQAAAQAKTERATEWLMLTSGTSGVPKIAGHTLEALTGAIVAEGPARGPAPVWATFYDIRRYGGLQIFLRAVLSGGSMVLSDPHEALGDHVARLNAGRVSHISGTPSHWRKLLMSGSAAQFAPGYVRLSGEIADQAVLDGLKAAFPNSSVGHAYASTEAGVGFAVNDGLEGFPADYLGNRNGVEMKVVDGSLRIRSTRTAHAYIGRNAAALTDDDGFVDSGDIVELRGDRYYFVGRRGGIINIGGLKVHPEEIEAVINRHADVRMSRAKSRRSPITGGIVVADVILADGTDQARAKEIRDQILDQCRAQLASHKVPAVIRFVEALDVTPAGKLARTDA
- a CDS encoding long-chain-acyl-CoA synthetase, which codes for MDGMTTGVIEQPKVARAPSASKIWLKAIELTARIETLPGRLFADVVDDWARRQPARAALVAGETTIDYAGLSKRINRYARWARSVGVAKGDTVALIMPNGIDYVAAWLGISRVGGVVALINTRLVGQSLAHCVDVARPSHVIVAHELMEALDGASPHLKTEAKVWTHGDVRSERAIDVALAALEDGPLSPDEHGDVTINDRALLIYTSGTTGLPKAASISHRRILNWGFWFAGLTGATPQDRLYDCLPLFHSVGGIVAPCSMLAAGGSVVIAEKFSASNFWSDIVRHDCTLFQYIGELCRYLLKAAPSEYENRHRLRLVCGNGLRGDIWEDFQSRFAIPRILEFYAATEGNFSLFNVEGQPGAIGRVPPLLAHRFPAGLVKLDPDSGAPLRNEEGFCIASARGEAGEAIGRIGTADEGGGRFEGYTDAAETEKKILRDVFAKGDAWFRTGDLMRLDDKGFFHFVDRIGDTFRWKGENVATSEVNDAVRDFTGVIDATTYGVSIPGTDGRAGMSAIVVNEGFDIEGLPAHLARRLPAYARPVFIRISGELDATETFKQKKGELSRDGFDPRLISDPLFMLDPKSGAYVALDADVYAGIINGAIRL
- a CDS encoding acyl carrier protein; the protein is MSVRSKVIEAIQQIAKEQHVTLPALSDDLSLHETGFDSLAFAILVARLEDETGVDPFTISEDVAFPATVGDFVRAYENVPA